One Chryseobacterium wanjuense genomic region harbors:
- a CDS encoding SusC/RagA family TonB-linked outer membrane protein — MKLNAKNSSIGAFCFLLGTTAQIHAQKTKTDSTKTTEIKEVVVTALGIKRDQRKLGYAISKVESKDISQAGVVNPMEALQGKVPGVQIIAGSGGPQSSAKVQIRGNTSLGKNNQPLVVVDGVVIDNSVTGADEWGSGYDFGNEMKNLNSDAFESVSVLRGAAASALYGSRASNGVIVITTKKGRSRNGIGVKVNSSLTTQSVYAGPKLQNEFGAGVGSTFPVDSNGERYIDPNTFFYSYGPKFDGQPVRDIDGRTVLYNPQPKNYLQMYQVGIDRKNSVELSGGNDKSTFLFNYTNQEAEGILPRNKFIKNAYFLRATHEFNKYLQLDASFNYTRSYGENPVPQGGNSSPLFSFVYGTPRSFDANYWSQNYLDPVNGGIKQGNADPYGMAGQYFDIFQNTRSQKENNYIGRLEVKSQLTDWLNLVVGGNFNNYNFTNESKILGSDPGFKGGGYSILEGRKEQNTVKFLANANFKLTDNLTMNASIGGESFSSKYKSTRLFTNNGLRIPGVFEIQNSVDVPGTEIVYTDGNVSPKKIQSLYAFANFAWKDQLFIDITGRNDWSSTLIYPDGHGDVSYFYPSFVANWTFSNSFKLPKWINFGSLRGSLAWVGRDTFPYNTSAGFYYKGDPSAYNSPDGTRIPLIGFNSRALANANLKNELSRSIEFGLNMAFLNNRLDFDVSVYKTNTTNQLLTLPMPQESGVDSQQINAGNLQNKGIEIIVNAVPLKSNDFKWDTSLTFAKNQDKIIELAPGVEEYVLQWAMGRDVKSIAIPGQEYGLIQTNYAFATYQALDANGNKIDDPRNGMRVLKPNGTYLRSNSYQNQGYVTVGKLTPDFLTSFRNTFKYKNVALSVLIDARVGGDILSATYNYGVQFGNLPSTLQYRDEDRGGIMYTDANGKTQFGLIPEGVFAQNTQIKDKQGITRDVGGMTYAEVYQRGWMDPLRTDLYYRNLGSWGNGIRENAIFENTWVALRELRLTYSFKPELIKPLGINTLNASLIGRNLFYIYNKLPDGINPEGMYNNNSGSFAEYGGSPMSRYIGFNLDFSF; from the coding sequence ATGAAATTAAATGCTAAAAACTCTAGTATAGGAGCTTTCTGCTTCTTGCTGGGAACCACCGCCCAAATACACGCACAAAAGACAAAGACCGATTCTACTAAAACTACAGAAATAAAAGAAGTTGTAGTAACAGCTCTTGGGATAAAAAGAGACCAAAGAAAGCTGGGCTATGCTATTTCTAAAGTTGAAAGCAAAGACATTTCCCAGGCCGGAGTAGTGAATCCTATGGAGGCTCTTCAGGGTAAAGTCCCTGGCGTTCAAATTATAGCCGGATCGGGAGGACCTCAATCGAGTGCAAAAGTTCAAATCCGTGGAAATACATCACTCGGAAAAAATAACCAGCCATTGGTAGTAGTAGACGGAGTAGTTATTGACAATTCCGTGACGGGTGCAGACGAATGGGGATCTGGGTATGATTTTGGTAACGAAATGAAAAATCTAAACTCCGATGCTTTTGAATCTGTTTCTGTCCTTAGAGGTGCCGCTGCTTCTGCGCTTTATGGTTCCCGTGCTTCCAATGGTGTCATTGTGATTACCACAAAAAAAGGACGCAGCAGAAACGGAATTGGTGTCAAAGTAAATTCTTCACTTACCACCCAGAGTGTATATGCAGGTCCTAAACTACAAAACGAATTTGGGGCCGGAGTCGGCTCGACTTTCCCTGTAGACAGTAATGGAGAGCGATATATAGATCCAAATACTTTCTTCTACAGTTATGGGCCAAAGTTTGATGGCCAGCCGGTAAGAGATATTGATGGAAGAACAGTTTTATACAATCCTCAACCTAAAAACTACCTTCAAATGTATCAGGTAGGAATTGACCGAAAAAACTCCGTTGAGCTTTCGGGAGGGAATGATAAATCAACATTTTTATTTAATTATACCAATCAGGAAGCGGAAGGTATTCTGCCTCGCAACAAATTTATCAAAAATGCTTATTTCCTGCGCGCCACGCATGAGTTTAATAAATATCTGCAATTAGACGCAAGCTTTAATTATACCAGATCTTATGGTGAAAACCCTGTTCCGCAGGGAGGAAACAGCAGCCCATTATTCAGTTTTGTATATGGAACTCCCAGAAGTTTTGATGCTAATTATTGGAGTCAAAATTATTTAGATCCTGTGAATGGCGGGATAAAACAGGGTAATGCCGACCCCTATGGTATGGCAGGACAATATTTTGATATATTCCAGAACACCAGAAGCCAAAAAGAAAACAATTATATTGGCCGTTTAGAAGTAAAATCTCAGCTTACAGACTGGCTGAACCTTGTTGTTGGCGGTAACTTCAACAACTACAATTTCACAAATGAATCTAAAATTTTAGGTTCTGATCCGGGCTTTAAAGGAGGTGGATATAGTATTCTGGAAGGCAGAAAAGAACAAAATACCGTTAAGTTTTTAGCCAATGCCAATTTTAAATTGACTGATAATTTAACAATGAATGCCTCCATCGGAGGAGAAAGTTTCAGCTCAAAATATAAATCTACAAGATTATTTACCAACAACGGTCTTAGAATTCCGGGCGTTTTTGAAATTCAAAATTCGGTAGATGTTCCAGGCACTGAGATAGTTTACACCGATGGAAACGTGTCTCCTAAGAAGATCCAGTCTTTATATGCTTTTGCTAATTTTGCATGGAAGGATCAGCTATTTATAGATATTACCGGGCGTAATGACTGGTCTTCAACGTTGATTTATCCTGATGGTCATGGTGATGTAAGCTATTTTTACCCATCTTTTGTAGCAAACTGGACTTTCTCTAATTCTTTCAAGCTTCCAAAATGGATCAACTTTGGTAGCCTGAGAGGAAGTCTCGCGTGGGTAGGACGAGATACATTCCCATATAACACGAGTGCCGGTTTTTATTACAAAGGCGATCCGTCAGCTTACAATTCTCCGGACGGTACACGTATTCCTCTGATCGGATTTAACAGCAGAGCCCTTGCCAATGCCAATTTAAAAAACGAATTAAGCCGATCGATTGAATTTGGTTTAAACATGGCATTTCTTAATAACAGGTTAGATTTCGATGTTTCGGTTTATAAAACGAATACTACCAATCAGTTATTAACACTTCCTATGCCTCAGGAATCGGGTGTAGATTCACAACAAATCAATGCAGGGAATCTACAAAATAAAGGGATAGAGATCATTGTAAATGCAGTTCCTCTAAAATCAAATGATTTTAAATGGGATACCTCCCTTACCTTCGCGAAAAATCAGGATAAAATTATTGAACTCGCTCCTGGAGTTGAAGAATATGTACTACAATGGGCAATGGGTAGGGATGTAAAAAGTATTGCCATTCCGGGACAGGAGTACGGATTAATACAAACTAATTATGCTTTCGCAACCTATCAGGCTCTTGACGCCAACGGAAATAAAATCGATGATCCAAGAAACGGTATGAGAGTTCTGAAGCCGAATGGTACCTATCTGCGCTCCAATTCTTATCAAAACCAAGGCTATGTGACGGTAGGAAAGCTTACACCTGACTTCCTGACCAGTTTTAGAAATACCTTTAAATATAAAAATGTAGCACTAAGCGTTTTAATTGATGCCAGAGTAGGTGGAGATATTTTATCAGCTACTTACAATTATGGGGTGCAATTCGGAAACCTGCCTTCAACTCTACAGTATAGAGATGAAGATAGAGGCGGAATTATGTATACGGATGCCAACGGAAAGACTCAGTTTGGACTAATTCCTGAAGGGGTTTTTGCCCAAAATACACAGATCAAAGATAAACAGGGCATTACCCGGGATGTAGGCGGTATGACCTATGCAGAGGTTTATCAGAGAGGTTGGATGGATCCTTTGCGTACCGATTTATATTATAGAAATTTAGGATCGTGGGGAAATGGAATCCGGGAAAATGCAATTTTCGAGAATACTTGGGTTGCGCTTCGTGAGTTAAGATTAACCTATTCATTTAAGCCGGAATTAATAAAGCCTCTTGGTATAAATACACTAAACGCTTCTCTAATAGGAAGAAATCTTTTTTACATCTATAATAAACTTCCAGACGGTATTAATCCTGAAGGAATGTACAACAATAATTCGGGAAGCTTTGCAGAGTACGGAGGTTCGCCTATGTCAAGATATATAGGATTTAATTTAGATTTTTCTTTCTAA
- a CDS encoding NAD-dependent epimerase/dehydratase family protein produces MVFVTGATGILGRVIVLELLKKGKNVRAAKRPASNLKEVRHSYTFYTENPDDFFNKIEWVDVDFDDINALQNALRGVEEVYHCAAKVSFHPKDEKEMYHTNIKGTENLLYACEGSEVKKFLHVSSVAVLDNFNEKGELDESSDFNPKLEHSAYALSKHLSEMEVWRASAEGMNVIIINPGMIIGTGNWNQSSGEIFSTFEENSFTFSGGSCYVDVRDVAKVAVELMERNVFAERFLVVAENNRYTEIGGQIRKKLGLKEAKVLSRFQLNMGRLANIFFGWLIPKLRMITKSNIESVSSFNTISNQKIKEKLDYQFIPVSESIDFHLNNYINDKKLKK; encoded by the coding sequence ATGGTTTTTGTAACGGGCGCAACCGGAATTTTGGGCAGAGTAATCGTTTTAGAGCTTCTTAAAAAAGGCAAAAATGTTCGTGCAGCAAAAAGACCTGCGAGCAATTTAAAAGAAGTAAGGCATTCCTATACATTTTATACGGAAAATCCCGACGATTTTTTCAACAAAATTGAATGGGTAGATGTAGATTTTGACGATATCAATGCTCTGCAAAACGCTTTGAGAGGGGTAGAAGAAGTCTACCACTGCGCCGCAAAAGTAAGCTTTCATCCCAAAGATGAAAAGGAAATGTATCATACAAACATAAAAGGAACGGAAAATCTTCTGTATGCCTGTGAAGGTTCAGAGGTTAAAAAATTTCTTCACGTAAGTTCGGTGGCTGTCCTTGATAATTTTAATGAAAAAGGAGAATTGGACGAAAGTTCTGATTTTAATCCTAAATTGGAACATTCAGCATATGCTTTATCAAAACATCTTTCTGAAATGGAAGTGTGGAGGGCTTCGGCAGAAGGAATGAATGTGATCATCATCAATCCTGGAATGATTATCGGAACCGGAAACTGGAACCAAAGCAGCGGTGAAATTTTTTCAACTTTTGAAGAAAATAGCTTTACTTTTTCCGGGGGTTCTTGTTATGTGGATGTAAGAGATGTCGCGAAAGTTGCTGTTGAATTAATGGAAAGGAATGTTTTCGCAGAACGTTTTCTGGTCGTTGCAGAAAATAACAGATATACTGAAATCGGCGGACAGATCAGGAAAAAACTTGGGTTAAAAGAAGCAAAAGTTCTTTCAAGGTTTCAATTGAATATGGGAAGGCTTGCCAATATATTTTTCGGATGGCTGATCCCAAAACTGAGAATGATTACCAAATCCAATATCGAATCTGTTTCATCATTCAACACCATTTCCAATCAAAAAATTAAAGAAAAGCTTGACTATCAATTTATTCCTGTTTCGGAAAGTATTGATTTTCATTTGAATAATTATATTAACGATAAAAAGCTGAAGAAATGA
- a CDS encoding microviridin/marinostatin family tricyclic proteinase inhibitor, which yields MKNKNSKKKPFFASFLEKQLQDPEKIKGGGDITLATQDIVTKPAFDGVTKPDQDMAQTQKYPSDGDDDVQYVDL from the coding sequence ATGAAAAACAAAAATTCAAAAAAGAAACCATTTTTCGCATCATTTTTAGAAAAACAACTTCAAGATCCTGAAAAAATCAAAGGAGGAGGAGATATCACTCTTGCAACGCAGGATATCGTTACAAAACCAGCTTTCGATGGGGTAACGAAGCCGGATCAGGACATGGCTCAGACACAAAAATATCCTTCAGACGGGGATGATGATGTGCAGTATGTTGATCTTTAA
- a CDS encoding MvdD family ATP-grasp ribosomal peptide maturase has product MNKILIITHTGDNFSIEKVTEYIDKNGCEVIRFDVDLYPLKNKLSTTFQDGKWITILETPEKKYRLDDIAAVWYRRAYNIGDGLRDQLDTKFYGAAMGEIRNTLFGFLESVDVYSLGKPSVYRRLDSKEEQLKIADKIGLKIPETCVTNNPEEAKQFILKHQNVVAKMQTGFAIYEDGVESVVFTNVVNEDKLEELDTLLYCPMQFQKKIEKKKELRVTVVGRDVYAFEIDSQQSEAAKIDWRKDGVNLIDKWIQTELPAEIEAKLLELLDVYHVDYGAIDIIVSPEDEYYFIEINAAGEFFWLDNLTDGNLISKSIADVLCDKAPRRNNMVLA; this is encoded by the coding sequence ATGAATAAAATTTTAATAATTACACATACAGGAGATAATTTTTCAATCGAAAAAGTAACGGAATATATTGATAAAAACGGCTGCGAAGTAATTCGTTTTGATGTTGATTTATATCCTTTAAAAAATAAATTATCCACCACTTTTCAGGATGGAAAATGGATCACTATTCTAGAAACTCCTGAAAAAAAATATCGTCTGGATGATATTGCAGCAGTTTGGTACAGAAGGGCTTACAATATCGGTGATGGTCTGAGAGATCAGCTGGATACCAAATTTTACGGTGCCGCAATGGGCGAGATCCGCAATACTCTTTTCGGTTTTTTAGAGTCGGTTGATGTGTATTCATTAGGAAAACCGAGTGTTTACAGAAGACTCGACAGCAAGGAGGAACAGCTGAAAATTGCAGATAAGATAGGACTTAAAATTCCTGAAACATGTGTTACCAACAATCCTGAAGAAGCCAAGCAATTTATCCTGAAGCATCAGAATGTAGTGGCTAAAATGCAGACCGGATTCGCAATTTACGAAGACGGAGTGGAAAGCGTGGTGTTTACGAATGTGGTAAATGAAGATAAATTAGAGGAACTGGACACGCTTCTGTATTGCCCGATGCAGTTTCAGAAGAAAATTGAAAAGAAAAAAGAACTTCGCGTAACGGTCGTTGGCCGTGATGTTTACGCATTCGAAATTGATTCCCAGCAATCGGAAGCCGCAAAAATAGACTGGAGAAAAGACGGCGTAAACCTGATCGATAAATGGATTCAGACAGAGCTTCCCGCAGAGATAGAAGCCAAACTTCTTGAGCTTTTGGATGTCTATCATGTTGATTACGGGGCTATTGATATCATCGTTTCTCCTGAAGATGAATATTATTTTATCGAAATAAACGCAGCCGGAGAGTTTTTCTGGTTGGATAATCTCACAGACGGAAACCTTATTTCAAAAAGTATTGCAGATGTTTTGTGCGATAAAGCGCCGAGAAGAAATAACATGGTTTTAGCTTAA
- a CDS encoding AMP-dependent synthetase/ligase: MNLAEAIIQKNIEKHPVKSAIGFKKKEAGWKELSWKKFGEIIFKTANSLKNAGIQENDKVAIYSDNSSEWMIFDLASMAIGAITVPIYSTNNAEQAEYIIQDSGAKMILVGDQAQYDACLELVQKEESTLETIIVSKKSVWIKKEFNSFYLEDFIAKSPSKLEFCKKEYDDVATLIYTSGTTGTPKGVMLTHGNFIKAFDAHFEFFKFKNFEEELSLAFLPLSHVFERSWSLLCLYGGARVYFLEDPKNIAKTLEDVKPTMMCAVPRFFQKVYAGVLEKAGEGSSLKKKIFNWALETGWQTAELRRNEKPLSLGLKIKESIADSLVFSKIKERMGGRLWFLPCGGASLSPEVTRFFESVGIHITVGYGLTETTATLTLFPLTHFEHGTSGKPLPGVEIRIGESDEIQARGNGIMKGYYNKPEETEKVFTEDGWFKTGDAGKIDDKGNLIITDRLKDLMKTSNGKYIAPQQIENLLTNNNFIQQIVLIAEGRQFVSALIVPNFEFLQDFIKKNNIQFTNWEEIVKNEKVHDFYKEKIKELQSHLSDFEKVKKFTLMPAEFEISSGEITPTLKVKRNVVLKKYADLIEKMY; encoded by the coding sequence ATGAATCTTGCAGAGGCAATTATCCAAAAGAATATAGAAAAACATCCTGTAAAATCTGCAATTGGCTTTAAAAAGAAAGAAGCAGGATGGAAGGAATTAAGCTGGAAAAAATTTGGTGAAATCATCTTTAAAACGGCTAATTCACTAAAAAATGCAGGAATTCAGGAAAATGATAAAGTTGCGATTTATTCCGACAATTCTTCGGAATGGATGATCTTCGATCTGGCTTCAATGGCCATCGGAGCGATTACGGTTCCTATTTATTCTACCAATAATGCCGAACAGGCAGAATATATCATTCAGGATTCCGGAGCGAAAATGATTCTGGTTGGCGATCAGGCACAGTACGATGCCTGTCTGGAACTTGTACAGAAGGAAGAAAGTACTCTTGAAACCATTATCGTTTCTAAAAAATCGGTTTGGATCAAGAAAGAATTTAATAGTTTTTATCTCGAAGATTTCATTGCAAAATCACCCTCAAAACTTGAGTTTTGCAAAAAAGAATATGATGATGTCGCAACGCTGATCTACACTTCCGGAACCACAGGAACACCGAAAGGAGTGATGCTCACACACGGAAATTTTATCAAAGCTTTTGATGCGCATTTCGAATTTTTTAAGTTTAAAAATTTTGAAGAAGAGCTGTCACTGGCGTTTTTACCTTTGAGTCATGTATTTGAAAGAAGCTGGAGCTTGCTTTGTCTGTATGGAGGGGCAAGAGTCTATTTTCTTGAAGATCCGAAAAATATTGCGAAAACACTGGAAGACGTAAAACCTACGATGATGTGCGCTGTTCCGAGGTTTTTCCAGAAAGTATATGCCGGAGTTCTGGAGAAAGCAGGGGAAGGTTCTTCTTTAAAGAAAAAAATCTTCAATTGGGCTCTGGAAACGGGCTGGCAAACTGCAGAATTGAGAAGGAATGAAAAGCCACTTTCATTAGGTTTAAAAATTAAAGAATCCATTGCAGATTCATTGGTTTTCAGTAAGATCAAGGAAAGGATGGGAGGGAGATTGTGGTTTTTACCATGCGGTGGAGCTTCTTTATCTCCGGAAGTCACCAGGTTTTTCGAATCTGTGGGAATCCACATTACGGTTGGCTATGGTCTGACGGAAACGACGGCAACTTTAACGCTTTTCCCATTAACCCATTTCGAACACGGAACGAGCGGAAAACCCTTACCAGGTGTAGAAATTCGCATTGGAGAGAGCGATGAAATCCAGGCCAGAGGAAACGGAATCATGAAAGGGTATTATAATAAACCGGAAGAAACTGAGAAGGTTTTCACGGAAGATGGCTGGTTTAAAACGGGTGATGCAGGGAAAATTGATGATAAAGGAAACCTGATCATTACAGATCGTTTGAAAGACCTGATGAAAACGTCCAACGGGAAATATATTGCACCACAGCAGATTGAAAACCTGTTGACCAATAATAATTTTATCCAGCAGATTGTGCTGATCGCGGAAGGAAGACAATTTGTTTCCGCTTTGATAGTCCCGAATTTTGAATTTTTACAGGATTTTATTAAAAAGAATAATATTCAGTTTACCAATTGGGAAGAAATTGTGAAAAACGAGAAGGTGCACGATTTTTATAAAGAAAAAATTAAAGAACTGCAAAGTCATTTATCAGACTTCGAAAAAGTGAAAAAATTCACGTTGATGCCTGCGGAATTTGAGATCAGCAGCGGAGAAATCACCCCGACTCTGAAAGTGAAAAGAAACGTGGTTCTTAAAAAATATGCAGATCTTATTGAGAAGATGTATTAA
- a CDS encoding alpha/beta fold hydrolase, with product MEILHSKIFGENLSSTPLLVFHGLFGMLDNWGSFGKDLGELLPVHLIDLRNHGRSFHSEDMSHDDLANDIANYMNHYGIEKAHVLGHSLGGKAVMQFAMNYPEKVEKLIVVDISPKAYPPHHQGIIKALETVDFNTVNSRNEVEAVLSQYIPEKSTIQFLTKNLYWDENKKLNWRFNLKTLSEKYNEFVSNAIKFGVFQGETLFIAGEKSNYILPQDEFAIKQQFPKAKIVTVKNAGHWVQAENPVDFAEVVKEFLDLN from the coding sequence ATGGAAATTCTACATTCAAAAATATTTGGCGAAAATCTTTCGTCTACACCACTTTTGGTATTTCATGGTTTATTTGGAATGCTCGATAACTGGGGAAGCTTCGGAAAAGACCTCGGAGAGCTGCTTCCGGTTCATTTAATAGATTTAAGGAATCACGGGAGAAGTTTTCATTCCGAAGATATGTCTCATGATGATCTGGCGAATGATATTGCCAACTATATGAATCATTACGGGATTGAAAAAGCCCATGTTTTAGGCCATTCTCTGGGCGGAAAAGCTGTCATGCAGTTTGCTATGAATTATCCCGAAAAAGTTGAAAAGCTGATCGTAGTTGATATTTCTCCAAAAGCTTATCCTCCGCATCATCAGGGGATTATCAAGGCTTTAGAAACGGTTGATTTCAATACGGTAAATTCCAGAAACGAGGTTGAAGCCGTTTTAAGCCAATATATTCCTGAAAAATCGACCATACAGTTTTTAACCAAAAACCTGTATTGGGATGAAAATAAAAAGCTGAATTGGAGGTTTAACCTTAAAACATTATCCGAAAAGTATAATGAATTTGTTTCCAATGCTATAAAATTTGGAGTTTTTCAAGGGGAAACTTTATTCATTGCGGGAGAAAAATCCAATTATATTCTTCCACAGGATGAGTTTGCAATAAAGCAGCAATTTCCGAAAGCTAAAATTGTAACGGTAAAAAATGCAGGACATTGGGTGCAGGCAGAAAATCCTGTCGATTTTGCTGAGGTTGTTAAGGAATTTTTAGATTTAAATTAA
- a CDS encoding MvdC/MvdD family ATP grasp protein, with protein MILCITHSQDYYNIDLFFEYIKTKNIPYFRLNSDRMNHLQKISINENFFELTDESGNKINSDKIKGVWHRKAWKISVPEELDEDYEKIFLKEYASLRYNLFTILEDAAWINPFENEKKIDGNKMLQLKIAEKHHLTIPKTIFSNDAEKITAFFHESCNGKMVAKLHGVLSKSMGGEDLVSTNIIDGDSLEFISDIAYCPMIFQPYIEKEYELRIVYVDGEFFTGKINNSENADWRVAQGNFFWSAYDLPKNIKASLTSMMKEMGLYLGAIDMIKSRDGNYYFLEVNPQGEWGMLQKELHFPIAERIADNLIKRMNTNE; from the coding sequence ATGATTCTTTGTATCACACATTCTCAGGATTATTATAATATTGATCTTTTTTTTGAATACATAAAAACGAAAAATATTCCTTATTTCAGGTTGAATTCCGATCGTATGAATCATCTTCAAAAAATAAGTATTAATGAAAATTTTTTTGAATTAACAGATGAATCGGGGAATAAAATTAATTCTGACAAAATCAAAGGAGTGTGGCACAGAAAAGCCTGGAAAATAAGTGTTCCGGAGGAATTGGATGAAGATTATGAAAAAATATTTTTAAAAGAATATGCCAGTCTCCGCTACAATCTTTTCACCATTCTGGAAGATGCAGCATGGATCAATCCTTTTGAAAATGAAAAGAAAATCGATGGTAATAAAATGCTTCAGCTTAAGATTGCTGAAAAGCATCATCTAACAATTCCCAAAACCATTTTTTCCAATGATGCAGAGAAGATCACAGCGTTTTTTCACGAAAGCTGCAACGGAAAAATGGTGGCAAAACTTCACGGAGTATTGTCAAAATCAATGGGTGGAGAAGATCTTGTTTCCACCAATATTATTGACGGGGATTCTTTGGAGTTTATCTCGGATATAGCCTATTGTCCGATGATTTTCCAGCCTTATATCGAAAAGGAATATGAACTAAGGATCGTCTATGTAGATGGTGAATTTTTTACAGGAAAAATCAATAATAGCGAAAATGCGGACTGGAGAGTTGCCCAGGGAAATTTTTTCTGGTCAGCCTATGATTTACCGAAAAATATTAAGGCCAGCCTGACTTCCATGATGAAGGAAATGGGACTTTACCTCGGAGCCATTGATATGATCAAATCCAGAGACGGAAACTATTATTTTCTTGAAGTAAATCCGCAGGGAGAATGGGGAATGCTGCAGAAAGAATTACATTTTCCAATTGCAGAAAGAATTGCCGATAATCTTATAAAAAGAATGAATACCAATGAATAA
- a CDS encoding microviridin/marinostatin family tricyclic proteinase inhibitor, with amino-acid sequence MKKNGGKKPFFASFLEKQIQNPEEIQGGSVPTAPLTDFVTLPTKDTVTTSPTLDNATLPFKDNVVTLKYPSDNDEIGDLSDPGES; translated from the coding sequence ATGAAAAAAAACGGGGGTAAGAAGCCTTTTTTTGCTTCGTTCCTGGAAAAACAAATCCAGAATCCTGAAGAGATTCAAGGAGGCAGCGTTCCTACGGCTCCTCTTACCGACTTCGTAACATTACCCACAAAGGATACGGTAACCACTTCGCCTACTTTAGATAATGCCACTTTACCTTTTAAAGATAATGTAGTGACGCTGAAGTATCCGTCTGACAACGACGAAATTGGAGATTTATCAGATCCGGGAGAATCTTAA
- a CDS encoding pyridoxine 5'-phosphate synthase, translated as MTKLSVNINKIATLRNARGGETPSVTEAAIKIQEFGGQGITIHPRPDERHITRKDVYDLKPLVTTEFNIEGNPHRPFIDMVLEVKPEQVTLVPDADDAITSNAGWDTKKHLDFLTEIIAEFKNAGIRTSIFLDPTPELVEYAAKTGTDRIELYTEAYAKNYTLNKELALKPYYDTAVVAADFGLGLNAGHDLSLENLKYFADNIPNLLEVSIGHALISEALYMGLENTVQAYLKRLAKW; from the coding sequence ATGACAAAACTAAGTGTAAACATTAATAAAATTGCCACACTAAGAAACGCGAGAGGAGGTGAAACACCAAGTGTAACGGAAGCTGCAATAAAAATTCAGGAGTTTGGCGGACAGGGAATTACGATTCACCCAAGACCTGACGAAAGACATATCACAAGAAAAGATGTTTATGACCTGAAGCCTTTGGTTACAACGGAATTTAATATTGAAGGAAATCCACATCGTCCATTCATCGATATGGTTTTGGAGGTGAAGCCGGAACAGGTAACTTTGGTTCCCGATGCCGATGATGCTATTACTTCAAATGCAGGCTGGGACACGAAAAAACACTTAGATTTCCTCACTGAAATTATTGCGGAATTTAAAAATGCAGGAATCCGTACTTCAATTTTCCTTGATCCGACACCGGAATTGGTAGAATATGCTGCCAAAACCGGAACAGACAGAATTGAATTGTACACAGAAGCTTACGCAAAAAATTATACATTAAATAAAGAATTAGCATTAAAACCTTACTATGACACTGCAGTTGTTGCGGCAGATTTCGGATTAGGTCTCAATGCAGGTCACGATTTAAGCTTAGAAAATTTAAAATATTTTGCAGACAATATTCCTAATTTACTGGAGGTTTCCATCGGTCATGCTTTAATTTCTGAGGCATTGTACATGGGATTGGAAAATACGGTTCAGGCATATTTGAAGAGATTGGCAAAATGGTAA
- a CDS encoding microviridin/marinostatin family tricyclic proteinase inhibitor yields MEEKKSKKPFFASFLEKQVEDPEKIKGGSGTITSALQDNTTGALKDSITSALQDNVTKPGSDNVTMKYPSDGDEDGDAV; encoded by the coding sequence ATGGAAGAAAAAAAATCAAAGAAGCCTTTCTTCGCTTCATTTTTAGAAAAACAGGTTGAAGATCCTGAAAAAATCAAAGGAGGTTCGGGAACTATTACTTCTGCATTGCAGGATAATACCACCGGAGCTTTGAAAGACAGTATTACTTCTGCACTTCAAGACAATGTTACGAAGCCGGGAAGTGATAATGTGACGATGAAATATCCGTCCGATGGCGACGAAGATGGCGATGCTGTCTAA